The Pyrus communis chromosome 2, drPyrComm1.1, whole genome shotgun sequence genome includes a window with the following:
- the LOC137725805 gene encoding probable pectin methylesterase CGR2, translating into MSRRPVNPSRRIGDGGSIPFVGAVQSKARSSPLLSIGLVLVGAVLLVFYAFSGSGGQSTKEAVIKLEGGFSCTFEVQRVIPILKKAYGDSMRKVLHVGPETCSVVSKLLKEEDTEAWGVEPYDLEDADASCKSLVSKGIVRAADIKFPLPYRAKSFSLVITSDALDYLSPKYLNRTLPELARVSADGVVIFTGYPGQHRANVAELSKFGRPAKLRSSSWWIRYFVQTRLEENEVASKKFEQAALKKSYTPTCQVFHLKSYH; encoded by the exons ATGTCGAGGAGGCCAGTAAATCCTTCCAGACGCATTGGTGATGGTGGAAGTATCCCATTTGTGGGTGCGGTGCAATCCAAAGCACGCTCATCACCTCTACTGTCCATAGGACTTGTGCTTGTG GGTGCAGTTCTTCTCGTCTTCTACGCTTTTAGCGGGTCAG GTGGCCAGAGCACTAAAGAGGCTGTAATTAAACTTGAAG GTGGTTTTTCGTGTACATTTGAAGTTCAAAGAGTAATACCTATACTAAAGAAAGCATATGGTGATAGCATGCGTAAGGTGTTGCACGTGGGCCCTGAAACCTGCTCAGTGGTATCTAAATTACTAAAAGAAGAGGATACTGAAGCATGGGGTGTGGAACCATATGACTTGGAAGATGCTGACGCAAGTTGCAAGAGTCTTGTTAGCAAAGGCATTGTGCGGGCGGCTGATATAAAGTTTCCACTGCCATACCGGGCAAAATCTTTTTCTCTCGTAATAACATCGGATGCATTAGATTACTTGTCTCCAAAGTACCTCAACAGAACTCTTCCAGAGTTGGCGCGGGTATCTGCTGATGGTGTTGTTATCTTTACTG GTTATCCAGGTCAGCATAGAGCTAACGTTGCGGAGTTATCCAAATTTGGCCGTCCA gCGAAATTGCGAAGCTCATCTTGGTGGATAAGGTACTTTGTTCAAACAAGACTAGAAGAGAACGAAGTGGCCTCAAAGAAGTTTGAACAGGCTGCACTAAAGAAATCTTACACACCTACCTGCCAAGTTTTCCACCTCAAGTCATACCACTAA